A region from the Acyrthosiphon pisum isolate AL4f chromosome A1, pea_aphid_22Mar2018_4r6ur, whole genome shotgun sequence genome encodes:
- the LOC100159740 gene encoding structural maintenance of chromosomes protein 5, with amino-acid sequence MIQICYRFCRTFTEVTYTPHSKLNLIIGPNGSGKSSIVTALILGFGGNPKDINRGDKVSQFVKKGKSVADISIELYKRSNQNVHLRRTIFASNDSCHYYVNSILVSKKKFLPQDRLEDFSKLDSKGLLINALQSIENQDLLNNFEKLKTLAVSITSYDSDQKKLQDNIRLEIAVNLKLETIVSSFTEKKLLEEQLLVVLQKRCWSLYMLAWQQISSEKKKFEESKKHNKDALVLINQQRDRIKRKQSGEINLKNVVLQNAKAVFKLIEKLNNLVGAANCHVSDINELIKTVKKNSIKIEDLTESISSMEVKLQKCKLELIEIDKNIKSIDANIYPVKSNLESIKNKLRGLTEKMSAIDQELEREKRKEEGKNQLLQRKFPEMWKAITWLRKCDKSSIFHGQVFEPLFTQIEVRDQKNAKYIENIINYPPPANFKINEIPNYDINSLRKFGFHTYALDMIQAPPVIRRYLTKSYDMQNIPIGSKEVFNHMQSLPSKISFFFAGNDQVSIRNSNYTGEKITRQSQISTEAQFLLFSVDSNLIQSLTTKKEEARVNCENLAQQQTEFINQLRTAEDSRQPFFDRKKDIQGSFMKFQNRQKAYEKMVKDMEFKQSELKTEKERSTKLLSQNSQLINKYFDSMNGAVAMLDSYSTSMIYLMSSAFVVNNCCVDMEDENKVLKQLKTLYVTNMSNFSDYLKYIQKLESEFKKMLDVAVHWTNGVSPYDKTLFQSMIEKFANIEQNDVDDLDVLIVEKKAKLNCLNIDPNAPQLIKEYKERKIKIKNLEKKLENLNLNAQTKEHEIERLHSEWLPKIQELTALLCNNFQKFLSSFGCSGLIDLDIGVTRYDFQAYGLLIKVQFRNDIPSLRLLDAKSQSGGERALTTALFLLSLQEVTHFPFRIVDEINQGMDKVYERKLMELFMELFQDRNNQYLVVTPKLIKNLSFKNTTVDIIFCIDK; translated from the exons ATGATACAAATATGTTATCGATTTTGCAGGACTTTTACTGAAGTTACATATACTCCACATTCAAAACTGAATTTAATAATTGGGCCCAATGGTTCTGGAAAATCGTCAATTGTTACAGCTCTCATATTAGGATTTGGTGGTAATCCAAAGGACATTAATAGAGGAGACAAA GTCAGTCAGTTTGTAAAAAAAGGCAAATCCGTAGCAGATATTTCAATAGAACTTTATAAGAGATCGAATCAAAATGTACATTTGAGAAGAACAATATTTGCCAGCAATGATAGTTGTCACTATTATGTCAACAGTATTTTGGtctccaaaaaaaaa TTTTTGCCACAAGACAGACTTGAAGATTTTTCTAAATTAGATTCTAAaggtttattaataaatgcttTACAAAGTATTG aaaaTCAAGACttattgaacaattttgaaaagttaaaaactcTTGCTGTTAGCATAACTTCATATGATAGTGATCAAAAGAAATTACAAGACAATATAAGATTAGAGATTGCTGTAAATTTAAA ACTCGAAACAATTGTTAGTTcattcacagaaaaaaaattgttggaagAACAATTATTGGTTGTGTTACAGAAGAGATGTTGGTCCTTATATATGTTGGCTTGGCAACAAATTTctagt gaaaaaaaaaaatttgaagagtcaaaaaaacataataaggATGCCTTAGTTCTAATTAATCAGCAGAGAGATAGAATTAAAAGGAAACAGTCAGGAGAAATTAATCTGAAGAATGTGGTTCTTCAGAAT GCAAAAGCAGTAtttaagttaattgaaaaactTAATAATCTAGTTGGAGCTGCCAATTGTCATGTATCTGATATAAATGAGTTGAtaaaaaccgttaaaaaaaattcaatcaaaATAGAAGACCTTACAGAATCCATATCATCTATGGAAGTGAAGttacaaa AGTGTAAACTGGAActtattgaaattgataaaaatatcaaaagtatCGATGCAAATATTTACCCTGTGAAAAGCAATTTAGAAAGCATTAAAAACAAACTAAGAGGTCTAACTGAAAAAATGTCTG CTATTGATCAAGAACTTGAACGCGAAAAAAGAAAAGAAGAAGGCAAAAATCAATTACTACAGAGAAAGTTTCCGGAAATGTGGAAAGCAATAACCTGGCTAAGAAAGTGCGATAAGTCATCAATTTTTCATGGACAAGTTTTTGAACCCTTATTCACTcag attgaAGTACGTGACCAAAAAAATGCCAagtacatagaaaatattattaattatc CTCCACCtgccaattttaaaattaacgagataccaaattatgatataaatagtttaag AAAATTTGGTTTCCATACTTATGCATTAGACATGATACAAGCACCACCTGTCATAAGGAGATATCTAACTAAAAGTTACGACATGCAAAATATTCCTATTGGTTCCAAAGAAGTTTTCAATCATATGCAGAGTTTACCCAGTAAAATTAGCTTCTTTTTTGCAG gtAATGATCAAGTTAGTATAAGAAATTCAAACTATACGGGAGAAAAAATCACACGACAATCACAAATATCAACTGAGGCACAATTTTTGCTGTTTTCTGTAGACTCAAATTTGATTCAATCTTTGACAACCAA aaaagaaGAAGCTAGAGtaaattgtgaaaatttggcTCAACAACAAACTGAATTTATTAATCAGCTTAGAACTGCCGAAGACAGTCGTCAACCTTTTTTTGATAGGAAAAAAGATATACAAGGAAGTTTTATGAAATTTCAAAACAGACAAAAAGCTTATGAAAAAATGGTAAAAGATATGGAGTTCAAACAAAGTGAACTTAAAACAGAAAAAGAAAGATCCACAAAATTATTAAGCCAAAATTcg cAACTAATCAATAAGTACTTTGATTCAATGAATGGAGCTGTTGCGATGTTGGACAGTTATTCAACTAGTATGATATATCTTATGAGTTCTGCCTTTGTTGTTAACAATTGTTGCGTTGACATGGAAGATGAAAACAAAGTTTTGAAGCAATTAAAGACACTCTATGTAACTAACATG agCAATTTCAGTGATTACCTGAAGTACATACAAAAGTTGGAATCTGAATTCAAGAAAATGTTAGATGTAGCTGTACATTGGACTAATGGAGTGTCTCCATacgataaaactttatttcaaTCCATGATTgaaaaatttgcaaatatagAACAGAATGATGTTGATGATTTAGATGTATTAATTGTTGAGAAGAAAGCCAAACTCAACTGTCTTAATATTGATCCAAATGCTCCTCAG ttaataaaagaATACAAGGAACgcaagataaaaataaagaatttagaAAAGAAATTGGAAAATTTAAACCTCAATGCTCAAACCAAAGAACATGAAATTGAAAGATTACACTCTGAATGGTTGCCAAAAATTCAAGAACTTACTGCCTTGTTGTGTAATAATTTCCAGAAATTTCTCAGTTCTTTTGGTTGTAGTGGCTTAATTGACTTGGACATTGGCGTAACGAGG TACGATTTCCAAGCATATGGGCTTTTGATAAAGGTGCAATTTCGCAATGACATTCCTTCACTGAGGCTATTAGATGCCAAAAGCCAAAGTGGTGGTGAACGTGCTTTGACAACGGCTCTATTTTTGTTATCCCTTCAAGAAGTTACTCATTTTCCATTCAGAATTGTTGATGAAATTAATCAG GGCATGGATAAAGTATATGAAAGGAAACTGATGGAACTGTTTATGGAGTTATTTCAAGACAGGAACAATCAGTATTTGGTTGTCACACCAAAG TTGATCAAGAACCTTTCATTTAAAAACACCACGgtggatattatattttgcattgaTAAATAA
- the LOC100160285 gene encoding nuclear nucleic acid-binding protein C1D-like → MATLDLDEELLKDEELVASIQNLDHSIVDIETLLESRMDLDYNSMSVEEKIKHDLLIAFALNSLYWVYLRLDGVDPTSHNIKRELDRVKSTMDMAKGAMAKKNMLRVDKKAAERFIDHALWTPEDKKRRSHNMENPNKKIKFDENGDPSK, encoded by the coding sequence ATGGCAACTTTAGACTTGGATGAAGAATTACTCAAAGATGAAGAGTTAGTTGCAAGTATTCAAAATTTGGACCATTCAATTGTAGATATTGAAACGTTACTAGAATCACGAATGGATTTAGATTACAACTCCATGTCAGTAGAAGAAAAAATTAAGCATGATCTACTTATTGCATTTGCATTGAATAGTTTATATTGGGTTTACCTGCGATTGGATGGTGTTGATCCGACTTCTCATAATATAAAACGAGAATTAGATCGTGTAAAATCAACTATGGATATGGCTAAAGGTGCTATGgccaaaaaaaatatgctaagAGTTGATAAAAAAGCTGCTGAAAGGTTTATCGATCATGCTCTTTGGACACCAGAAGATAAGAAACGTAGGTCTCATAACATGGAAAacccaaataaaaaaataaaatttgatgaaaatggTGAtccatcaaaataa
- the LOC100168628 gene encoding AN1-type zinc finger protein 4 codes for MSRKQKWRSNPDNEQLDDSPISLTIETLTGTAFEITVCPTDYISSLKSRIQRVEGIPVNQQHLLLGEKILSDHTTIANNNLHDGSTLRLVLSLQGGPIGTSRRMLPLDNDTIRQLVNLNKKEILEDAPPGSKLAVLIFREGEVINLLRVIENSDGSLTNLKESSKKISTVEIPKKKKSKPSVENNTTYLKMMLLKHNLETLSISSKSKLKRTKPEHRKSASAPEKSQMKTEKDSSKLHTWRLPIVQSTPVLGKYVRSAEFSRIPVLPTITSTCSDKNAKSTTTRQLCHIMNEPRHSGSTSSIDSISESGTDIDVSSTDWSRRPSSSSLVLSHNIHINVSRQASPTEQMTAMSLSNNSGLGAIHRILNRSDMPIQLDDDEEPMESESNRVEKKSPTIVPEDLNQTIPDQVVEKKKKRCAQCNKKLTISAQYTCRCGLTFCPVHRYSESHNCSYDYQKNGRNSIEKNNPLVVRPKLPKI; via the exons ATGTCACGCAAACAAAAATGGAGATCAAACCCTGATAATGAACAATTGGATGATTCACCTATATCGCTTACTATTGAAACACTAACAGGTACAGCATTTGAAATTACTGTGTGTCCAACTGACTATATAAGTTCATTGAAGTCGCGAATACAACGTGTTGAAG GTATACCGGTGAACCAGCAACATTTGCTCCTAggagaaaaaatattatctgacCATACAACTATAGCTAATAATAATCTTCATGATGGATCAACATTGCGATTGGTATTGTCTTTACAAGGGGGCCCCATTGGGACAAGCCGTAGAATGCTACCCTTGGATAATGATACCATTCGACAATTGGTTAATCTAAAtaa AAAAGAAATATTGGAGGATGCACCTCCGGGTAGTAAGCTTGCAGTCTTGATATTTCGTGAAGGTGAAGTTATTAACTTACTTCGTGTTATTGAAAATAGTGATGGCtctttaacaaatttaaaggAATCCTCTAA AAAAATATCTACAGTAGAAAtaccaaaaaagaaaaaatctaaGCCATCTGTTGAAAATAATACGACATATCTTAAGATGATGCTGTTGAAACATAATTTAGAAACACTATCGATTTCATCAAAATCTAAA TTAAAAAGAACAAAACCTGAGCATCGCAAATCAGCTTCAGCACCAGAAAAATCACAAATGAAGACTGAAAAAGATAGTAGCAAGCTACATACATGGAGATTACCTATTGTTCAATCTACTCCAGTTTTGGGGAAGTATGTTCGTAGTGCTGAATTCTCAAGAATACCAGTTTTGCCAACCATCACAAGTACATGCTCGGATAAGAATGCAAAATCAACTACAACAAGACAACTTTGCCATATCATGAATGAACCTAGACATAGTGGTAGTACTTCAAGCATTGAcag TATCTCAGAATCTGGTACTGATATTGATGTGTCCAGTACAGATTGGTCTAGGCGTCCTAGTAGTTCATCATTGGTGTTATCCCATAACATCCACATAAATGTTTCTAGACAAGCATCACCGACTGAACAAATGACTGCCATGTCTCTATCCAACAATTCGGGATTGGGAGCTATACATAGGATACTGAATAGATCAGACATGCCTATTCAACTTGATGATGATGAAGAACCTATGGAATCAGAAAGTAATAGAGTGGAAAAAAAATCTCCGACTATTGTACCTGAAGATCTGAATCAGACTATACCCGATCAAGTAGTtgagaaaaagaaaaaacgtTGCGCTCAATGCAATAAGAAACTAACTATTAGCGCTCAGTATACATGTCGATGTGGGCTTACTTTTTGTCCAGTACATAG gTACTCAGAATCGCACAATTGCTCCTACGATTATCAAAAAAACGGTCGCAACTCTATTGAAAAGAACAACCCTTTAGTTGTTAGGCCAAAGTTAccaaaaatttaa
- the LOC103308342 gene encoding dnaJ homolog subfamily B member 1-like — protein MYNYRHYCAFNNPITNLFFKSNGSVVIDLKKDKGGPDIVKLPLQLTLNEIFYGSIKSVELKRKPSTLCDSISNKLQVLKINIPRGFPTGGTLKSEVSKPDIGYGNVKTVYIFTTEDLPHKVFKRDNMNLIMVQKVLLKEVLLGIRIVINTLDHKVLRVNITEVITQDYVKLIYNEGMPDMNDPSQRGDIIIRFEIIYPLYLPVTDDTFCELFIDNKINT, from the exons atgtacaattatagaCATTATTGTGCGTTCAACAATCCAATAACTAATTTGTTCTTTAAATCAAATGGTTCAGTAGttatcgatttaaaaaaagataaaggTGGACCTGATATTGTGAAGTTGCCACTTCAATTAACATTGAACGAA attttttatggaTCAATAAAATCAGTTGAGCTTAAAAGAAAACCTAGTACTCTTTGTGAttcaatatcaaataaactgcaagttttgaaaataaatataccacgTGGATTTCCTACAGGAGGAACATTAAAGTCTGAGGTATCAAAGCCAGACATAGGATATGGAAATGTTAaaa CTGTATACATATTTACCACGGAGGATTTACCCCACAAAGTTTTCAAACGagataatatgaatttaattatggTTCAAAAGGTTTTGTTGAAAGAAGTATTACTTGGTATAAGAATTGTTATTAACACATTAGACCATAAAGTATTAAGAGTAAATATCACGGAAGTCATAac gcaAGATTACGTTAAATTAATCTACAATGAAGGTATGCCTGATATGAATGATCCATCACAACGTGGTGACATAATCATCcggtttgaaataatttatcctCTTTATTTGCCAGTTACAGATGACacattttgtgaattatttattgacaataaaataaatacctaa